One stretch of Spirochaetota bacterium DNA includes these proteins:
- a CDS encoding protein-glutamate O-methyltransferase CheR encodes MRKLLEGDLVNINYENLSDELFNEFSKLAYQRAGIYLKQSKKLLVANRLRKRLKILNLSSYEDYYKYLIIHPEEISEFINSISTNETYFFRSNNQIEVLKNRILPLLFKKKEKIKIWSAGCSTGEEPYSIAIACDQIKSLYRVEIYATDINTKVLEDAKNGVYNDRKLRGTEQEIINEYFNKIDENNYIIKSQIKNSVKFFQHNLLIDKYINDIDIVFCRNVMIYFNRETQKYVVDKFYESLNRGGFLFLGHAETLYVIKTDFKYLRIDDCTVYYKE; translated from the coding sequence ATGAGGAAATTGTTGGAAGGTGATTTAGTAAATATTAATTATGAAAATTTGTCCGATGAGCTTTTTAATGAGTTTTCAAAACTTGCATATCAAAGAGCTGGTATATATTTAAAACAATCTAAAAAATTATTAGTTGCTAATAGGTTGAGAAAAAGGTTAAAAATTTTAAATCTTAGCTCTTATGAAGATTATTATAAATATTTAATAATTCATCCTGAAGAAATATCTGAATTTATAAACTCTATATCAACAAATGAAACTTATTTTTTCAGAAGTAATAACCAAATAGAGGTCTTGAAAAATCGTATATTACCTCTTCTTTTTAAGAAAAAAGAAAAAATTAAAATTTGGTCTGCAGGATGTTCTACTGGTGAAGAGCCTTATTCAATAGCAATTGCATGTGATCAGATAAAAAGTCTTTACAGAGTTGAAATATATGCTACAGATATAAATACAAAGGTTCTTGAAGATGCCAAAAATGGTGTGTATAATGATAGAAAATTAAGAGGAACTGAGCAGGAAATAATAAATGAATATTTTAATAAAATAGATGAAAATAATTACATTATTAAAAGCCAAATAAAAAATAGTGTTAAGTTTTTTCAACATAATTTACTTATTGATAAATATATTAATGATATTGATATTGTTTTTTGTAGAAATGTTATGATATATTTTAATAGAGAGACTCAAAAGTATGTTGTTGATAAGTTTTATGAGTCTCTAAATAGAGGGGGTTTTCTTTTTTTAGGCCATGCGGAAACTTTATATGTTATAAAAACTGATTTTAAATATTTAAGAATTGATGATTGTACTGTATATTATAAGGAATAA
- the dnaK gene encoding molecular chaperone DnaK, with protein sequence MGKILGIDLGTTNSVASIYYNGEVKLILNEFGEKITPSVVYINENGEILVGSRAKNMRLLHPDNTISSVKRLMGTNHIFKIGDCEYSPEQISSYILKYLKDAASNYIGEDIFEAVITVPAYFNDNQRKATIDAGKLAGLEVKRIINEPTASCLAYGLSKKNFNGIVLVYDFGGGTFDVSILDIGEGVYNVISTCGDNKLGGIDFDKSIVEVVCQNFLDDTGIDLHEDRFAMQKLYEECEKAKISLSTLEKVRITIPFISANKKGPLHLDYELTRKDFEEMISQHVDYTIKLVEKAILDANLELTSIDKVLLVGGSSNIPLVKERLSNLFGNKIDFSIKPDECVSIGASIQGAILNHEVEDVVLVDVIPISLGVEVEGNLFVPIINRNTQIPAENSKIFTTIKDGQKAVEINVYQGERKVCSENIYLGKFTLENIREAKAGEPKIRVIFSIDVDGKLEVKAFDEDTKAMQAIKIDSYRKLTKEEIDKIIEKAREFEDKDLYFESIVRTKTKIKSLKQKLEEHLKQINIDKEMYNEINFLFEDIEKYIEGDDINKLKDIYNNLVYYCDELSFQKEKFISEGLLKED encoded by the coding sequence ATGGGAAAAATTCTAGGTATTGATCTTGGAACAACTAATTCTGTTGCTTCAATTTATTATAATGGTGAAGTTAAGTTGATATTGAATGAATTCGGGGAGAAAATTACTCCATCAGTTGTATATATTAATGAAAATGGAGAAATTCTCGTTGGAAGTAGAGCAAAAAATATGAGATTGTTGCATCCTGACAATACAATTTCATCTGTCAAAAGGTTAATGGGAACGAATCATATTTTTAAGATAGGAGATTGTGAATATTCACCTGAACAAATATCATCTTATATTTTAAAATATTTAAAAGATGCTGCATCAAATTATATAGGAGAAGATATTTTTGAAGCAGTTATTACTGTTCCAGCCTATTTTAATGATAATCAAAGAAAAGCAACGATAGATGCTGGGAAGTTAGCAGGACTTGAAGTAAAAAGAATTATAAATGAACCTACAGCTTCATGTCTTGCTTATGGACTTAGTAAAAAAAATTTTAATGGTATTGTTTTAGTTTATGATTTTGGTGGTGGAACTTTTGATGTTTCAATATTAGATATTGGAGAAGGAGTTTACAACGTAATTTCTACTTGTGGAGATAATAAACTTGGAGGAATAGATTTTGATAAGAGTATAGTTGAAGTTGTTTGCCAAAATTTTCTTGATGATACTGGAATTGATTTGCATGAAGATAGATTTGCTATGCAAAAATTATATGAAGAATGTGAAAAAGCAAAAATATCTCTATCAACTTTAGAAAAAGTTAGAATAACTATACCATTTATATCTGCAAATAAAAAAGGGCCTTTACACCTTGATTATGAGCTAACAAGGAAGGATTTTGAAGAGATGATTTCTCAACATGTAGATTATACTATAAAACTTGTTGAAAAGGCTATTTTAGATGCAAATTTAGAATTAACATCTATTGATAAAGTTTTATTAGTTGGAGGTTCTTCAAACATTCCACTTGTTAAAGAAAGATTATCTAACCTATTTGGAAATAAGATTGATTTTTCAATAAAACCTGATGAATGCGTTTCAATAGGAGCTTCAATACAAGGAGCTATACTAAATCATGAAGTAGAGGATGTAGTACTTGTTGATGTGATTCCTATATCTTTAGGAGTTGAAGTTGAAGGGAATCTATTTGTTCCTATAATAAATAGGAATACTCAAATTCCAGCTGAAAATAGTAAAATATTTACAACAATAAAAGATGGTCAAAAAGCAGTAGAAATAAATGTTTATCAAGGAGAGAGAAAAGTTTGTTCTGAAAATATATATCTGGGGAAATTTACTCTAGAGAATATAAGGGAAGCTAAAGCAGGTGAACCTAAGATTAGAGTTATTTTTTCAATTGATGTTGATGGGAAGCTTGAAGTAAAAGCCTTTGACGAAGATACAAAAGCAATGCAAGCTATTAAGATAGATTCATATAGAAAATTAACTAAAGAAGAAATTGATAAAATCATTGAAAAAGCAAGAGAATTTGAAGATAAGGATTTATATTTTGAATCTATAGTTAGAACAAAAACAAAAATAAAAAGTTTAAAACAGAAATTGGAAGAGCATCTTAAGCAGATTAATATAGATAAAGAAATGTACAATGAAATAAATTTTTTATTTGAAGATATCGAAAAATATATAGAAGGGGATGATATAAATAAGCTAAAGGATATTTATAATAATTTGGTTTATTATTGTGACGAGTTATCATTTCAAAAGGAAAAATTTATTAGTGAAGGTTTGCTCAAGGAGGATTAA
- a CDS encoding DnaJ domain-containing protein → MGDFSQNFYSILNVRPDSSMSEIKKQYRKLVLKYHPDLNKSPEAEEMFKKINKAFSILSNPKTRLKYDTMIEEENNSINIIDYIKKLNIRLKKNYIKRNQNFSKEEIISVDQYTLELPSSELYRRVKESTNPYVKKVAILALIKKDLNSNYHFLIKVLKEEENYEVIIFTLNFISEIYGKKIIYDIFFLKDSKSKEVKFLLIDLCLKYKCSKSEEIIKALIYDKDIDVRLKAIEAIKEYDSNSLLQIIYNLLNDENELIKLEAKNIFSELKKALI, encoded by the coding sequence ATGGGTGATTTTAGTCAAAATTTTTATTCTATTTTAAATGTTAGGCCTGATTCTTCTATGAGTGAAATTAAAAAACAGTATAGAAAATTAGTTTTAAAATATCATCCAGATTTGAATAAAAGTCCTGAAGCTGAGGAGATGTTTAAAAAAATTAATAAAGCTTTTTCTATATTATCTAATCCAAAAACAAGGTTAAAGTATGATACTATGATTGAAGAAGAAAATAATTCAATTAATATCATTGATTATATTAAAAAATTAAATATTAGGTTGAAAAAAAATTACATTAAAAGGAATCAAAATTTTTCAAAAGAGGAAATAATTTCTGTAGATCAATATACTTTAGAATTACCATCAAGTGAATTGTATAGGAGGGTAAAAGAATCAACTAATCCATATGTAAAAAAAGTAGCAATTTTAGCCTTGATAAAAAAAGATTTGAATTCAAATTATCATTTCTTGATAAAAGTTTTAAAAGAGGAGGAGAATTACGAGGTTATAATTTTTACATTAAATTTTATAAGTGAAATTTATGGAAAAAAAATTATTTATGATATATTTTTTTTAAAAGATAGTAAAAGTAAAGAAGTTAAATTTTTATTAATAGATTTATGTTTAAAATATAAATGTTCAAAAAGCGAAGAAATTATTAAAGCTTTGATTTATGATAAAGATATAGATGTTAGATTAAAAGCTATTGAAGCAATTAAAGAATACGATTCAAATTCTTTACTACAAATTATATATAATTTATTAAATGATGAAAATGAATTAATTAAATTAGAAGCTAAAAATATATTTAGTGAACTTAAAAAAGCTTTAATATAG
- a CDS encoding chemotaxis protein CheW, with protein MAFMQKEFQIILFNVGTVIYAIPIENVFYIEKYMTPTTIPNSPAFVEGIINLRGNVIPVIDLRKRFGIKDAQITNKTKIIIVGLENRKFGFIVDSVSEVVTLKPEEIEPTLPTVSGLKSEFIYGIGKIKEKLVIILNIEKILFADKNEEIVGR; from the coding sequence ATGGCTTTTATGCAAAAAGAATTTCAAATAATTTTATTTAATGTTGGGACTGTTATTTATGCTATTCCTATAGAGAATGTATTTTATATAGAGAAATATATGACACCTACAACAATACCTAATTCCCCTGCTTTTGTAGAAGGGATTATTAACTTAAGAGGTAATGTAATTCCAGTAATAGACTTAAGAAAAAGATTTGGTATTAAAGATGCCCAAATAACTAATAAAACTAAAATTATAATAGTTGGACTGGAAAATAGGAAATTTGGATTTATAGTAGACTCGGTTTCAGAAGTAGTTACCTTAAAACCAGAAGAAATTGAGCCAACTTTACCTACTGTATCTGGTTTAAAATCTGAGTTTATTTATGGTATTGGTAAGATAAAAGAAAAATTAGTTATAATATTAAATATTGAAAAAATATTATTCGCAGACAAAAATGAGGAAATTGTTGGAAGGTGA